atttttatttttatatgtgtgtttcttttctcaatTCAAACTATCATAAAAGGAAAACTGAACCTTCACACTCAAGGAAAAAAATCGCACTCATTGAAGCTTCTTGAGTAAATCTGTAGCAtaaatataagtgtgtgtgtgcatgcatgtgtatgtgtatacacatagatgtgtatgtgcaaacacattttattctttattctcatgcatgcataattGCTCATAACTTGTCATCAGGACTTCATCCCTCACATGGCCAAGCACTATGGTTTTGAGTATGAACTTGTTCAGTACAAGTGGCCACGGTGGTTAAACcagcagaaagagaaacagcGTGTCATATGGGGGTAAGCATTGACATCAGTCTTATCTTAGACATATTATGATCAGCACTTTAAATACATCCAGCCAAGAACATGCATAtgagaaagcacacacacacacacacacacaaaataaacccATTGACACAtattctctcacacatgcatgtaccccccaacacacacaatctagtttatttttatttccactctGCTCTTGTTTTTCAGCTACAAGATTCTGTTTCTGGATGTGCTGTTTCCACTTGacgttaaaaaaattatatttgttgaTGCTGATCAGGTCAGTCTTTTTTCCCAGAGCTCATTAGAAACCACTGGCTCTTGATGTTAGACACGCCTTTGCGAAGTGATCTGTAATTTCAAACGATGGAGCTAGTATTCAGCAATCGAGGGGTATAGGTAAAGTTCACGTTTAAAACATAGGAAAACTAAAGGGCTGATGTTGTAGTGAGGTGACAATTTTAGTATAGCAATGCACTAACTGAAACTCAACTGAAAGACAGAGGGCGAAAGCTGCGCTAAGCAACAACTTCAGTCGCTTCCTTTCTAAAAAGTGGGAAAAAaccatttaaatataaaatgtataatatgTTTCTCATATATTCATACAGGGCTAGATGTATATAAAAAACCCTCAACTTTTGCTCATTCTGTTACCctagtaaataaagatttatcatttgtcaacaataacataaaacagtttttggtcCACCTTGGCTTTCATTCTGTCAGACATTTGTAAAACCATACTGAAACATGTATACTCAAAGCTCACAGTCCAAAAAAGTTTATTCAGAACCCTCAGAGGGCATGTAGAACAAACTGTATTatacacaataatgaaatatgtgatGAATGCACTGTATATTTGAAGAACTATAATACACAGAGAGTAAACGAAGacaaagtaattaaatgttCACTATGTACACAATAACAACTTTGATCTGAATTCTTTTTCACCGAATTTGCTATGATGTTGGCAATTAGATTATTCTTATAAGTTTTGTTAAAATCTTCTTAGTGCTACCCAGATATTTAAACTTGTAGGAGATTGGATTATTTCAGCAGagttcacaaaataatttaattcatGTCTTTTCGAAAACTCCCATAGAAGTATTGAGAGGTGTTCATACCCAACATTATTTagatggcatttttttttacataaacatcCATTTTACATGATGTACATTTTACAACAGTCAAAATCATTCCAcatgtatctttctttttctctaattcTGTAGTTACAACAGTGttacaataaattttactttcataagttCTAGATTCAGAAATATGAAGTATCACATCaaggaaaatgaataatttaat
This is a stretch of genomic DNA from Pomacea canaliculata isolate SZHN2017 linkage group LG3, ASM307304v1, whole genome shotgun sequence. It encodes these proteins:
- the LOC112560456 gene encoding UDP-glucose:glycoprotein glucosyltransferase 2-like, producing the protein MLRKLRLCSRVVRCEACCLKDFIPHMAKHYGFEYELVQYKWPRWLNQQKEKQRVIWGYKILFLDVLFPLDVKKIIFVDADQVHLMHFKC